The Helianthus annuus cultivar XRQ/B chromosome 15, HanXRQr2.0-SUNRISE, whole genome shotgun sequence genomic sequence gcaaaaaaaaaagACTTTTTTTTGGGTTAAACAGCTTCTGCCAATGTCAACTCACGGTTTTGGTCTGCACATTGTTGGATTTCGAAATTATGAACTGTTATTAAGCATTAAGGTAGTGTTTAGATTTGTACAGATAGATTGACTTATTTTGCTTGGCATGTATAGAGTGACTAAGGAAAACAGAGCTGCGGGTGTGCTGGAAAACTTTGCTGAAGGCGAAAGGTACGCTGAGCATCCGCTGAGGAAGTTTGTTCGCAACAAGAGCCCAGAAATAATGCCAGATATCAACTCCTTCTTTGCTGACCCAAAATAAATATATTTCTGGTGTTGTAAAACCAAAACCAGTTGGTCTCAGATTGCTTTGCAAGATTAACATTCAGTTTTCTGGCTAATTCATGAAGCACTTATTGTGTTTGGAAAATAATTATGGTCTTTGATAATCCAAGTTTGTGTCATTTTCTTAAGGGCATTGCTGTGTTTGAAAAAGTATGTTTACAATGATAGTTCATGTAGTATACCttgcaactttttttttttataaaactaatTAGAGTTCATGAGAATTTTTGCAAAGTTGAAGATTATAGAAAGAATTGGTTGGAAAAATCTCCCACAAGCAGAAGCTTTTTAGATGCATTGAGTCTTGAATTTACAAAAATTAACAAAAGTTAAGTGAATAAAGATGAACAAAGGCTCATTCATGCTCATTAGGATTTTTTATaactcaatttacaatcttataTAGTAATATAGACCAGCGTTTAATGGTTTCTAATTAAAAATTACGTGTTTTAGTGGTTTATAATTGAAAATTCATGGTTTTAACGGTTTCTATTGAAAATCATGGTTTGAACCGTCCCTCTAAAAGAACTAAACAACTAGATATGAACAACTAAATGTttcacgaactcacaaaaataagcATTTTATTTTTTGTG encodes the following:
- the LOC110917710 gene encoding uncharacterized protein LOC110917710, whose protein sequence is MSSSTLKRWLRPEVYPLFAALGVAVGICGMQLVRNISGNPEVRVTKENRAAGVLENFAEGERYAEHPLRKFVRNKSPEIMPDINSFFADPK